The following DNA comes from Tunturibacter psychrotolerans.
CTTTAAAAGGGCGTGCGAACGCCCGCCCCACGCGCAGTGGGGACGTTCAGCAAAGACAAGTCTAAAATCCAACCATGCCTTTCACCCCGCGCCGCCATCACGACTGGCAACTCCGCACCCGCACACTCCCGCTGGGCAAGCGGACCATCCTCATGGGCATCCTCAACGTCACGCCCGACTCCTTCTCCGACGGCGGCTACTTCTACTCCCCCCAACACGCCCCCGAAAGAGCCCTCACCCAAGCCCTCAAGCTCCTCGAAGAGGGCGCCGACATCCTCGACCTGGGCGGCGAATCCACTCGCCCCAACGCAACTCCTCTCACCCCCGACGAAGAACAATCCCGCATCCTCCCAGTCGTCGAATCCATCCTCAAAGAAAAACCCAACACCATCCTCTCCATCGACACCTTCCACGCCGCCACCGCTCGCCGCGCTATCGAAGCCGGAGCCGAGATCATCAACGACGTCAGCGGCCATCTCTGGGACTCCGATATGTCGAAAGCCTGCGCCCAGTCAGGCTGCGGAGCCATCCTCATGCACACCCGAGGCCGCCCGCAGGACTGGCCCACTCTCCCGCCACTCCCCCCCGAAGCGGTCCTTCCTCTTGTCCTCAAAGAATTAGCCGAGCGACTCGAAGCCGCCACCACCGCAGGCATCTCGCGCAATAGAATCGTTTTCGATCCGGGCTTCGGCTTCGGCAAGCGCCTCGACGAAAACTACCCACTCCTCGCGCACTTCGACCAACTCAAGCAGTTCGATCTTCCGCTCCTCGCCGGCGTCTCCCGCAAAGGCTTTCTCGCCCACACCCTGGCCCAGAGCCCAAGCCTCTCTATCCTTCTCGAGGGCGCAACTCCTTCCATGGACGACCGTCTCCACGCCACCACCGCCGCCAACGTAGCCGCCATCCTCGCCGGAGCCCACATCCTCCGCACCCACGACGTGCGCCCCGCAGCAGAGGCGGCCGCCATCGCCGACCAAATCCTAGCAACCCTCTAAAATTTCATCTCCGACCAAAGGGAGGACCACATCCTTAATCCGCCCAAAACAGGTACACAAGTCACGAAGTGACCGCGCCACGCGCAGTGGGCCCGTCCGGCAGGACACGCGCCTTTAAACCGGATTCCCCGACGAATCCGTGCTCCAACTCTCCGTCTGAAATGCAATAAACACCCCAGTCCAAGTCCCCTTTGACGGCAGATTGATAAACAGCGCCCCATCCTGCCACACGCCGTTATCCTTACTGAATCCGCCCCCTTTACCACCCACCGGATTCCCCTGATTCATATGAATATCGTGGATCCCATCCACCTTCCCCGAGTCGGAAAACGAGCTGCCGAACGCATAGATCACGCCATCCTTATCCGCAACCGTCATATTCAGCAGCGTCACCACAGCATTCTCAAGCGCCTTTGCCCGAGCCCGCTGCACCATCTGTTCCTCCGCGTTCCCCCTCGACTTCGTCGTCGCCTGAGGCAACAGAATCATCTGTTCCTTCGTAATCATCGGTTGGCCGTTCACAGTACTCCGCACGAAATCCAACGCTGACCCACCCGGCTCACTCTTCAACGCCGTCATCCCCATCGGCAACGCCGTCAGTTCAGCCAGATCCGGCGGCGTAAAGTCCTCAACGATGTCATATAAAACCTCCGACCCATCCACGGACTGAATATTGACCGCCACCGTAAACGGGCCGCCCGGAGCCTGCATTGTGATCTGGTAGTGCGTACTAGCCCCCGTCACCACCTTCCCCGCCGTAGGCTTCCCCGCCAGCACACTGTAATTAGTAATCGGCATAGACCCTCCCATTCTCTTTCTTCAATCGCTTGCAACAGCACGCAATCAAGATCTACTCTTCCGCGTAAACCACCTCGAGCAACTCCGCAGCTAGACGATGCAGAGGTTGCAGCAACGGAAGCCCAGCCAGTCTCAGCGTCACCAGAATCATCTTCAAGGTTTTTTGATAAAGCAGCATCGTCCTCCGCTGGCCATCGCTCCGGTCATACACCCAGAATAAGATCAAACCCATCTGGTACATCCACAGCAGGCGCGGTAAATAAGGCTTGAGATTGACGGGCAGCCTGACCTTGGAATCTACAACCGCACTCTCAAAGAAACCGATGTCCTGCTCTCGGATCGCCGCGGTTTCTTTGCTAAATGGCGAAAGCGGATGTTCCGGATCAGAATGAGCAGACAGTGCACCTAGCAGCTTCCGGTTTGGTCCAAAGCATTCAAATTTTGTTGAAATAATCGCCTGCAAGCGCTGCTCTAACGTCTTGCTCTGAGCCAGAGAAGCCTCGATCCGGGGTTTCATCTCACTCTGCGAGCGCTCATAGAACGCCATGACGATCGCGTCCTTCGACTCGAAGTAATAGTAAGCCGCACCAACCGCCACCTCAGCCGCTGTGGCAATCTCACGCATCGTGGCACGCTCAAAGCCGCGCTCGCGAAACACAGCAAGCGCAGCCTCAAGGATTCGTGTGCGCGTCTCTTCGGACTTCTTGATCTTCGTCATTGAGAACTTACGCAATCCGCGGTGGCGGCGCTGAGCCCAAGCCGGCTGACCGGCCTCTCATCTTCGCAAAGACAAGAATGTTAAAGAAGTGCATTGCTCCAAGAATCAGCAGCACCACTCCTATCTTGACACTCTCCAGTTCGATCACCTGTCGGAAATTGGAAAGTGGGTCGGTCGTCTTCAACGCCAGCGCGATATAACCGATGTTGATCAAGTAGAACCCAACCACCAGCAACTGGTTTACGGAATCCGCCAGCGCTTCGTTACCGCGAAACGCATCCACCAGAAATACCCGGCCATTCCGATGAAGGGTACGCGCAACCCAAAAAGTAAGCGCAATGCTTATAACGAGATAGCTGAAGTAGCAGCTCGCGACGATCATAGTTAATTCTCCTTTACAACAATTTTGAACATGTTCAATTATGAGATTAGCTTTCTTTATCAACAGCGTAAAGCACTATTTTGAACACGTTCATTATTTTCTTTTTGAGCCCAGATACCCCTCTCGAAACACGCACCGCTCAAGCTGAGCCTGGTGCTATCCTTGGCGAAGGAAAATCGAAATGCTTACTACCTTCCTCGCCCTGCAAATAGTCATCCTGATCGGCCTCGCCGTTCTGCTCCTCCGCAGACCAGCCCCCACGCGGGCGGAGGATCCTCGCCTCGCTCAGCTCCCTGATCAGCTCACTCGCCTTGATGCTCGCAACGAGGCCCTCGACGCCCATGTTCGTGCCGCCTTCGCCGACATGCGCCGCGACCTCGCCGCCGAAGCCGAAAACACCCGCAAAGCCAACGCAGCCAACTTCGCCGCTCTCCGCAGCGAGATCACTGCCACAATCGCTGAACTCAGCGGCCTCCTGCAGAACGGCCTCAATGCATTTCGAACTGACAATAAGACTTCCGACGAAGTCCTCCGCACCGCTGTACAGCACAATCTCGACTCGATCGCACAACGCCTCACTTACTTCATCAGCGACGTAAACCACACGCTGGGCGAAGCGCGCGAGGCATTACACACACGCCTCAACGAGCTCTCCGGCCAGGCCAACGACCAACAGGAAAAGCTCCGCTTCACCGTGGAAGACCGCCTTTCAAAACTCAACGATGCCAATACCGCGAAGCTCGAGGAGATGCGCGTCACAGTCGACGAAAAACTGCACGCCACGCTCCAGACGCGGCTCACCGAATCCTTCGGTCAGGTCACCACGCACCTCGGCGAAGTCCAGAAGGGCCTCGGCGAAATGAAGGAGCTCGCCACCGGCGTGGGAGATCTCAAAAGAGTTCTCTCCAACGTCAAGTCGCGCGGCGTCGTAGGCGAGTTCCAGCTCGGCCAACAGCTCGAGCAGATGTTCTCTCCCGAGCAATACATCAAAAACGCCCGCATCAAGCCGGGAACACTTGAGTCCGTCGAATACGCCCTTAAATTCCCCTCCGGCGAAGGTGCCGACAGCCACACCCTCCTCGCCATCGACGCAAAGTTTCCCAAGGAAGACTGGGAGCGCCTGGAACACGCCTACGAAACCGGCGAAGGCATTGACGTAGCCGGAAAGGCCTTCGAACGCTCCATCCGCGCCGAAGGAAAACGCATCTGCGACAAATATATTGACCCTCCCACCACCATGCCGCACGCCATCATGTTTCTTCCAACGGAGAGCCTCTACGCCGAAGTCGTCCGTCGCCCCGGCCTCCAATCCGAAATCCAATCCAGCTGCCGCGTGACGATCGCCGGACCATCCACCTTCATGGCCATCCTTACCAGCTTCCAAATGGGCTTTCACACCCTCGCCATTCAGAAAAAAGGTGATGAGGTCTGGCGCGTTCTTTCGAGCGCCAAAAAAGAGTTCGAGACCTACGGCGGCCTCATGCAAAAGGTCGAAGACCAGGTCGGCACCGTCCAGAACACGATTCAAAAGTTAGGCGTCCGCACCCGGGCTATCAACAAAGCCCTCAAAAACGTCTCCTCCCTCGACACCGGCGCCCCTATTTCCAACCTCATCGGCTTCGACGACATCTCAGGGATCTCCCCGCTGCTCGCCGCTTCGGCCGAGGAAGACTGAAAAAGTCCCGCCGCCCCCTTCTGCAGCCACAGCCGCTTTGCTTTACACTCACTGAGGCGCTCAGTATGCTTGAGATTGGCCGTGTCGACCTCAATAGCGACAAATATCCAGGCTTCAGATTCCAGATGTAAACAGGAGAACGAAATGGCAGCAGTAGACGAGAAGGTAAAGCAGATTATTGTCGAACAGCTTCAGGTGGATGAAGCGGAAGTCACCCCGGGCGCAAGCTTTCAGGAAGATCTCGGCGCAGACTCCCTCGACGTCGTCGAACTCGTCATGCAGTTCGAAGAAGCCTTCGACATTCAGATCCCCGACGAAGATGCCGAGAAGATCAAGACCGTCAAAGATGCTGTCGACTACATCGAAAAGAACCAGAAGGCCAAGTAAACAATGGAGCATCGTCGCGTAGTCGTCACCGGCCTTGGCCTGATCTGCGGGGTCGGCAAAACCGCCCCTGAGGTCTGGGAAGGTCTCATGGCCGGCCGCAGCGGTATGGCCGAGATCAAAGCCTTTGATCTGACCGGCCATCCAGTCCGCTTCGCCGCAGAGGTCAAGGACTTCGATCCTCTCCTCTTCGTCGAAAAGAAAGAGTCCCGAAAGATGGGCCGCTTCATCCACTTCGCTCTGGCCGCTGCCGCCGAAGCGATGGCCCACTCCGGTCTCAAAATCACCGAAGAGAACCACGATCAGGTCGGCGTCCACATCGGCTCAGGCATCGGAGGATTCGATGTCATCGAGCGCGAACATTCCAACCTGCTCTCTGGCGGCCCGCGCAAGGTCTCGCCCTTCTTCATCCCCGGCTCCATCATCAACCTCGCCGCAGGCCACGTCTCCATCAAGTACGGCGCGCGCGGGCCGAATGAAGCAACGGCCACCGCCTGCACCACCTCGGCGCACTCCATCGGCGACGCCTTCCGCATCATTCAGCGCGGCGATGCTGACGCCATGATCGCTGGCGGGACCGAAGCCTCCATCACCCCCCTCGGTGTGGCAGGATTCGCCGCCATGCGCGCTCTCTCCACCCGTAACGACGACCCCGAACATGCCAGCCGCCCCTTCGACAAGGATCGCGACGGCTTCGTGGTTGGCGAAGGCGCTGGCATCCTCATCCTCGAAGAGCTCGAGTCTGCCAAGGCTCGCGGCGCGAAGATCCTCGCCGAGGTCCTCGGCTACGGCCTCTCCGCCGACGCCTTCCACATGACCGGCATGGCTCCCGAAGGCGAAGGCTGCTACCGCTCCATGCAGCACGCGCTCAAAGTCGCCGGCATCTCACCCGACCAGATCGACTACGTCAATGCACACGCTACCTCGACCCCTCTCGGTGACGCCCTCGAATCGAAGGCCATCGAGAACGTCTTCGGCCAGCGCGCCATTGACGGCAAGCTCCTGGTCAGCTCCACCAAATCCATGACCGGCCACCTCCTCGGCGGAGCCGGCGGACTTGAAGCCGGCATCACCATCCTCGCCATGCAGCACCAGATCGCGCCACCGACGATGAACATCGTCGAACTCGATCCCCAGTGCCGCCTCAACTACGTCCCCAACAAGCCGCTGCCCGCAAAGATCGACTACGCACTCTCGAACTCCTTTGGCTTCGGCGGCACCAACGGCTCCCTCGTCTTCAAACGCTGGACCGAATAACCCGCATCAACCGCACTCACTGAGGCCCGGCAAAAGCCGGGCCTCTTCGTTTCTCTCTCGCCCCCTCAAACAATCGTCATCCTGAGCGAAGCCGAAGGGAAGGATCCCTGTATTCGCAGTTGCCTTTGCTTTTACCCAAAACCCCGTCATCTCCACCGAGTCACTTCACAGTCTCCCCGTGAAGCGCGTAGTGGAGAGACCCCGTATTACGTTGTAACGCCCAACTCCAAAGCGTTCTCCCGCTCCACCTACACCAAAACGGAAACCTTCCCCACCCCAGCCTCGTCAACACACTCGCCGCCCAGTTATAAAGTAGTTGGAGACCCTGAATGAAGCTTCGCCTTACCCTCTGCCTCCTCGCCGCCACCCTCACCACCCAGGCCGAAGTCTCCCTCCCCAAAATCTTCTCCAGCCACATGGTCCTCCAGCGCGACATGCCCATCCACATTTGGGGCAGCGCCACACCCGGCGAGTCCATCACCGCCACCTTCCACAACCTCACCAACACCGCCATCACCGACGCCGCCGGCCGCTGGAGCCTCTATCTCCCCCCACAACCCGCCGGGGGGCCCTATACCCTCACCGTCCGCAGCACCAACACCATCACCTTCGACGACATCCTCCTGGGCGATCTCTGGTTCGCCTCCGGCCAATCCAACATGGAGATGCCTCTCTCCGGCTTCCCCCCCGACACCCAGATCGAACACGCCGACAAAGAAATCGCCGCCGCCAATTTGCCCGACATCCGCCTCCTCCGCATCGACAAGGACACCTCCGACTACCCCCGCGAAGACGTCAAATCCGCCACCGGCTGGTCCCTCTGCACCCCCGACACCGCAAAAGACTTCTCCGCCGTCGCCTACTTCTTCGCGCGCGATTTACAAAAGGCCCTCGCCGACAAGCAGCAGCACATCCCCATCGGCCTCATCGACTCCACCTGGGGAGGCACCCCCGCCGAAGCCTGGACCAGCATGGACGCCCTCGGCGCCAACGCCTCTCTCACACCCGTCTTCGCCACACGAGCCGAAAAGATGGACCGCGAGCCCACTGTGATCCGCTTCGAGGCCCTCGACAAACAAGCCCACGCCGAAGGCAAGCCCACCCCTGAGCGCGACTGGCATCCCAACCCCGACTCCTGGCGCCCCGCCGCCCTCTACAACGCGATGATCGCCCCCTTCACCCCGCTACCGATCAAAGGCGTCATCTGGTATCAGGGCGAAGCCAACTCCGCTCTCAACATGGTGAACCTCTACGACAAACTCTTCCCCGCAATGATCGAAGACTGGCGCCACCACTGGGCTCAGGGTAACTTCCCCTTCCTCTTCGTCCAGATCTCCTCCTATGGCAGCGACACTAAAGAAAACTGGGGAGAGCTCCGCGACGCCCAGCGCAAAACCCTCTCCCTCACCAACACCGGCATGGCCGTCACTATCGACATCGGCAACGAACACAACGTCCACCCCGCCAACAAGCAAGCCGTAGGCGAACGTCTCTCCCTCCTCGCCCGCCGCCTCGTCTACAACGAAGACATCGCAGCTTCCGGCCCTCTCTTCCGCCTCGCCTACCCCGACAAAGGCGCCATGCACGTCTGGTTCGACAACGCCCAGGGCCTCCACGCCAAACTCGGTGCTCCTGAAGGCTTCGAAGTAGCCGGCGCCGACCGCGTCTTCCTCCGCGCCAACGCCCACATCGAAGGCGACACCGTCATCGTCGCCAGCCCCGCCATTCCCAACCCGCAGTACGTCCGTTACGCGTGGCCCAACTTCCCTCAGGCCAACCTCTACAACGGAGCCAACCTCCCCGCTGCCACTTTCACTTCACTCCAGCCAGCAACTCAGCCTTACTAGCCAGTGAAGTGAGATGGCAAGGATAGTGAAGTGAGATGGCAACGCCCGCGTGCACGCGGAATCTTCCGCCGACCAACGGGAGGCCTGTGGCGAAGCCGGTATACCCCCCACGAAGTGGGCGCCGCCCGCGCAGGGCGAACCCAAAGCAAATCAGAATCGAAGCCGCGGACCCGTAGGTGGCCAGAAGCGCCTAGCCGCTCACCGCCGCCGTGATCACGCTCAACACCAGCACAATCACCCACCACCCGACCACCACAGCCGCAGCCTTCCCCCGGCTCACCTTCGCCACAATCGAGGTCCCAATCACCAGCAGCACAAGATTCCAGATCCCGATCACATCAAAAAAACTTAGTGCCGTCTTCAGCCAGGGCGCCGCATCCGGCATAAAGTAAGCCAGGTTCGTCCCCACCGGATTCTTAATGTTGAAGCTCTCCGCGTTCCCCCCAAACAACAGCGTAACCATCGTCAGCAATCCGCTCAGCAGCCTCGGCAGCGACGCATACATCCACACGCAGAACATCTGCGCAAACGTCGTCTTCGCCCCCAGCCCGACGTTAAAGCTCCCCCAGTTAACCAGCGCCCCAATCGCCGAAATAATCAAGATAATCACCGGCGTCGCGTACGACACATACCTGTACCCGCCCGTCATGGCGCTCACTCTCGCCGCCCGCTGATCCGGCGGCAAGCTCTGCATCTGTTCCTCCTGCTTCGGGCTGTCCAGAATCACGTTCTCCACCACGCGCCCAAACCCCACATGTTTATCGATCGTGAACGTCACCCCAATCGACACCACCGCCGCCAGCAGAAACGGCAGCCACCAGCTCGTATTCCGCAAGATATCCGTGAACGTCTTCGAAGGAGCGACAAACGTATCCACCACCCGCTTCACCTGGCTCAACCCAGGCTGCCCCGACTGCGCCTCCACCGCCACAACGTCGCTCATAGACCCTCCTCGAACAAAGTCTTCCGGCCGATCCAGCAAACCACGGCTCACGAATGTCTTCGCATTCTAGCCCACTGTGACGAACCACCCGTCAGAAAACTTCACCCCAGCCGAACGCTCAATTCGCGGCCCCATCAACTGAATGTTATCCGGTGAACTCGCAGCATTACTAATATCTGCAGAGTCACACGTCGCGCTCCGGAAGCCGTAGGGTCGAACGAAATTCCAATCGTGTAGTCGGCTCCGCTTGCCAAAGTGGATTTCCGCACCGAAAACATTGCGCACCTCGAGTGGCACGAGATGCGCATCATTTCGACAACCTACCGCCGAGCCTTTGCCCACCCTCATCACCGAAGAGACAGCACATTACCGAGGTTTTCAACTTGGCCTATAGGCTATGGTGCAAATACATTTCTGAAGTCATCCTGAGGGTGTGACCCTTCAAAAGACATTCGGTGCCAGGATCGTAAGGCTACGAGAAAAGCACGGCATGTCTCAGGAGGCTCTATCAAACAAGACCGGGATCGGTGTGACGCACATCTCAAAACTTGAGAACGGCCACAAAGAGCCGCGCTTAAACAACATGGCGAGGCTGGGTAGAGCGTTCGGCTTGAACCTCTCCCAGCTCTTGCAGGATGTAGACGGTCCCTGGAATTTTAGATAGCGCAGAACGAATCCCCAAAGAGCAGTGTCGGGGCGAGGCACTAAATGAGCCGCCTGTACGACTTCTTAAGGACTTGGTATTTGGTGCACAAAACGACTCGGACATGCGTAAAATGCGGTGTTTCCCAACCTAAGGTTACGATGGTCCACCGCCGGGGCTATGGCTATTTCTGCAACAATGAAGAATTCGAAGACTACTGGGGCGACCGGATATGGTAGCTTGATCAATTCTTCTGTCGCTGAGTCAATCGCCTCTTTCACAATCTCAGGATCATTCGTAGAGGGTGCCGCAATGTATTCCGCTTGGCTTAGCCGTGCGAAATGGTTAGCTGGGGCAGGCCTGCCGTCTGCATTCTTGCACAGCTCGTAGGGGAGAGCGAGGCACATTTCGCAAGTGATCTCTATCGCGGCACTTCGCAGTTAGTCCACATACGCCAGGTCCACCCAACATCCTATTCACGCGCATGAACATGGTCTGGTCGCAGGTGCAGCCCATCAGCACGGTATGACCCTCTGTGATGCCTTCGCGCTCAAATGGTCGGAGGCGCTCCTGGATTGTGTGCTGCCTACTTCGAGCCCGGCTCGAACGTAAGCTCGTCGCAGACGGAGAACACATAGACGTGCCCCGCTAGACTTCCGCTGTTGTCGGTTGCATTACTGAGGTTTTCGACTTGGCCTATAGGCTATGGTGCAAATACCTTTCAGAAGTCATCCTGAGGCGTGACCATTCAAAAGACATTCGGTGCCAGGATCGTAAGGCTACGAGTAAGCACGGCATGTCTCAGGAGGCTCTATCAAACGAGACTGGGATAGGAGTGACGCACATCTCAAAACTTGAGAACGGCCACAAAGAGCCGCGCTTAAACAATATGGCAACGCTGGGTAGAGCGTTCGGCTTGAAACCTCTCCCAGCTCTTGCAGGATGTAGACGGTCCCTAGCTACCTAGATAGGGCAGAACGAATCCCCCATGTGCAGTGTCGGGGCCGGGAGTGAGCCATCTTTAACAGAGCTGTGTCTGCGTTTATTGTCCTTTTTTTCTATGTGATCTTTGCTATAGAGCACACATGGTTGGCTGCTAAACGATTTCTTCTGCCGCGGCGTCGATCGCGTCCTTTACGGTTTCTGGATCATTTGTGGAGGGTGTCCGACAGCGATTAGCAACGCGTAATTCGCTTTAGTTATCGATCATCTTGCCTTACGGGCCTGAGCCAGGACGAAGGAGCTGGTGACGACAAGCGCCGGCGACTCTGCTCATTCGGCCGCTTACTCTCAGCTAAATGGAGTTACTGAAATAAACCCGCAGACCTCGCCAATAATCCCTCAAACTTCCGAGTTGCCGCCAAACCGCGAGTAAGTGACGACAAGCGCGTTTCCCGGTGCCTACTTATCCCGATCCCGCTATCTATCGGACTTAGCCTCGCAGGAACAAGCTCGTATGCTCCACGAAAAGCTCTGGATACTGAAAAAGAGAGCCGTGGGCGGCATCCGGATAAAGAATGAGTTGCGCGTCCGGCAGGTTCTGCTCCAGGTAGAACGAGTTGATGGTGTAGAAGATGATGTCGGACTTACCGCCGACAACGAGAACAGACATCTTGATGTCTTGCAAATAAGCGAAACGTTCTCCAACCGGCTTGCCCCACTCCTGAAGGGCAGCAAACTGCGCAGGCTGCACCTTTTCGCCGATGACAACATCGCGGCCTTCCACGCGGGCGTCCCTGCGCATCAAGAACGCTCGTCCGGCAGCCTGGCTCTTAGGTGACGCGGTGAAGAAGCCGTCGATCCAGAAATCGTCGAGATTGCCATACTTGTTCGTGAAGATCTTCTGCGATTCCGGTGTCAATGGGATGCCGTCTCCATTGCGCGGGCCGCTACCGACGATCACGAGCTTGCGGACGAGATCAGGTCGTTGCATAGCGACGTTCTGCGCGATCATGGAGCCGATCGAGAAGCCCAGGACGTCGACCTCCGTGAGGCCGAGCGCATCGATGAAGACCCCTGCGCTCTTGGCCATATCGGCGAAGGTCATGGAAACCTCGCCGCTGGAGCTGGCGACACCGGCATTGTTGAAGAGGATCACTTCGCGGTTCTGCGCGAGGCCGTCGGTCACGAACGGGTCCCAGCTATCCATGTTGCCGAGGATATGCGGAATAAAGACGAGGGGTACGCCTTCGTTCTTGCCGAAGCGGCGATAGGCGAATCGGACGCCATTGGCTTCGACGAACTGGGTCGGTACAGTGTGATGGGTGTAGGTGCTCATATCGTTTGTCCTTGGATATTGAGTCTGCGATGGACGCGTTCTACGCTCCGATTTATTACCGGTTGCAGATGGGAACGGGTCGATCTCGGAGGCTTACGTGGACAAGGTCGCCAGCAGGCTGCGAAAGCCTAAATTAGATTGCCCCAAGGTTACTACCGACATGTCGACTTCTCGCCTGCAATCGGCAAGTGACTACAAGAGCGTTTCTATGTAGTGAACCTGCAGGGGCGGCCCATCCTTGCGACCTGATGCAAAGGCTCGGTTATTCGCTCGAACCGTCATCCAAAGCAGAGACTCCCCATCCCGATATCCGTCAAGCCCTGTCAAGCCCTGTCAAGCCCCGAAACAGCAAATCACCGCGTCAATCCAGCACATTCGCATGGCGTATCAGTTATGCTCCAACCGATATAATGGACGTAAGGAAGTAATAAGGCCCCCGAGAGAATCGGGGGCCTTCGCCATTAAGAATAACCCCTTTATTTGTAATATTTTGCAAGTAACCCATTTGGAATCAATATTTTGCAGGCACCACCCGTCTTCAAACCCATGATTCTAAATAATTTACGCGCAAAATACCCCCAGAGAGGGAGGGGGGGTACCAACGAACGGAAAGGAGGACCGATGCTGACTACAACCAACACCAGAAAACCGAACCCTCGCTACTCCACCACGACCAGCACATCCCCAGACCCGACCGCGTCTCCCACCCCAACCGCGATTTTGACCACTCGTCCGGTCTTCGGCGACTTCAGCTCATTCTGCATCTTCATCGCCTCAATCACCAGAAGCGCCTGGCCCTCTTCGACCTCATCACCCACCTCAAC
Coding sequences within:
- a CDS encoding alpha/beta fold hydrolase, with translation MSTYTHHTVPTQFVEANGVRFAYRRFGKNEGVPLVFIPHILGNMDSWDPFVTDGLAQNREVILFNNAGVASSSGEVSMTFADMAKSAGVFIDALGLTEVDVLGFSIGSMIAQNVAMQRPDLVRKLVIVGSGPRNGDGIPLTPESQKIFTNKYGNLDDFWIDGFFTASPKSQAAGRAFLMRRDARVEGRDVVIGEKVQPAQFAALQEWGKPVGERFAYLQDIKMSVLVVGGKSDIIFYTINSFYLEQNLPDAQLILYPDAAHGSLFQYPELFVEHTSLFLRG